A region from the Mycoplasmopsis bovigenitalium genome encodes:
- a CDS encoding DNA-directed RNA polymerase subunit beta' gives MSRFNNESKLSIDKITLSLATDKDVTNWSNGEVTKPETINYKSYKPEREGLFDEIIFGPTTDYKCPVCNTKYKRSDENTDCIRTPMCVKHKPKILPKITRRSRMGHIALKNPVVHFWFFKIDHSIISKLLGLKVANSSKSVTKSELEKLIYYKSHIVLEDGGLKSLKKNTIIDISDAAAIYYEALLELKEKFDPNGDEFEQEAYEVIDEAITELTEQATSKMGQDYGIDFYEYNEIIHEYSDALISTGSKAIEYLLENVDPAEEARKLEREIEEINEQISLNPNGAAKIQERSKLYKRLTVINAFIKSGQDPKSMLIYNLPVIPADLRPLVQLDGGRHSTSDVNELYRRIIIRNNRLKKWEETDAPMLIKQNEYRMIQEAVDSLIDNARKKPNPVASKDGRPFKSISDALTGKKGRFRQNLLGKRVDYSGRSVIVVGPELKMHQVGIPREMAAKLFEPWIIRELIKSDKNNINSIKAGKKAVENLDPIIWPYVEKAIQGRPVLLNRAPTLHRLSIQAYEPVLIRGKAIKLHPLSCTPFNADFDGDQMAVHVPISPEAAREARELMLASKNILGPKDGEPIINPGQDMILGLYYLTQEKPGALGEGKFFATYEDMLTAYENKVVSVHSRVVLPIEQVNKKWINSDGNYRYITTTVGKFIFNRAFPNSFEFIFGKYIEANGKEVVHSSKSSQQLQHYLIKPGTNFAEHIAQMPINLALTKKDIAKIVRNVYDQYVSVICMEDLANVISDIDKDNLDKIFEKCAALKDYKGEQIDISHAEILTRFIHEEFNEIQYIVTAGYNNEEAIWTLDDYTKLLESVWFRYTNVVANVLDKIKALGFKFSTISGTTIAVSDVITLPETKNKIKEGEIYIEKLKSFFEEGMLTDDERYSLSIKKWAEIKNSIEDDLKQVTKSDPYNPLFMMFTSGARGNSSNFVQLAGMRGLMNNNVKILKADAENERVVRSTVEIPVKSSFLEGLTAYEFYSSTHGARKGLTDTALNTAKSGYLTRRLVDVAQGIVVKEPDCGTDYGFVVDDIKDNKTNTIIESLAERIEGRFTNKPIFDANGELIIAANQLITPEIVDKITAANIKEVEIRSVLSCYSRNGVCQKCYGKDLALNRIVNIGEAVGVVAAQSIGEPGTQLTMRTFHTGGVAGVEDITGGFGRLMELIDAYDSPWGRPAIISPGYGSVLSIYSPTETSHRNIKFIDIEIFNDADDKEVITFETKADRRIVVKEGDKLIPGQKIVEGPVVLGDLLKYADTRSVQNYLLQEVQKLYRLQGISIADKYIEIIIRQMLSKVMITDTGDSKFFTGSLVDILAFQKESARLLAEGKRPPFGEVKIKGAKQTPLLSDSFLAAASYQETPKILVNASISAQSDRLEGLKENIILGRKIPAGTNSNFDQKGKYDIRDPRSYFSSKYKLDEQILEEDYSLDNFEAHLMDVEELFSELNIEDVQDIDDQDFAE, from the coding sequence ATGAGTAGATTTAATAACGAATCCAAATTATCAATTGACAAAATAACTCTATCATTAGCCACTGACAAAGATGTTACAAACTGATCAAATGGTGAAGTTACTAAGCCCGAAACAATTAACTACAAAAGCTACAAACCTGAAAGAGAAGGTCTTTTTGATGAAATAATTTTTGGGCCAACTACTGACTATAAATGTCCAGTATGTAACACAAAATATAAACGTAGCGATGAAAACACAGATTGCATTAGAACCCCAATGTGTGTAAAACACAAACCAAAAATTCTACCTAAAATCACACGTAGAAGTAGAATGGGTCATATTGCTCTTAAAAATCCTGTTGTTCACTTTTGATTCTTTAAAATTGACCACTCAATTATTTCAAAATTATTAGGATTAAAAGTTGCTAATTCTTCTAAATCAGTTACCAAATCTGAATTAGAAAAACTAATTTATTACAAAAGCCATATCGTTCTTGAAGATGGCGGACTAAAATCATTAAAGAAAAATACAATTATTGATATTTCTGATGCTGCCGCTATTTATTATGAAGCGCTTTTAGAATTAAAAGAAAAATTTGACCCTAATGGTGATGAATTTGAGCAAGAAGCTTATGAAGTTATCGACGAAGCAATTACTGAGTTAACTGAACAAGCAACATCGAAAATGGGGCAAGATTACGGTATTGACTTTTATGAATACAACGAAATTATTCATGAATACTCTGATGCATTAATTTCAACTGGTTCGAAAGCAATTGAATATCTACTAGAAAACGTTGATCCAGCTGAAGAAGCTCGTAAACTTGAAAGAGAAATTGAAGAAATTAATGAACAAATTTCACTAAATCCTAATGGTGCAGCTAAAATTCAAGAAAGATCTAAACTTTACAAACGTTTAACTGTAATTAATGCCTTTATTAAATCTGGTCAAGACCCTAAATCTATGTTGATTTACAACTTGCCAGTTATTCCAGCTGATTTGCGTCCATTAGTTCAACTTGATGGTGGACGTCACTCAACAAGTGATGTTAATGAACTTTACCGTCGGATCATTATAAGAAACAATCGTCTTAAAAAATGAGAAGAAACCGATGCTCCGATGTTAATCAAGCAAAACGAGTACCGTATGATTCAAGAAGCAGTTGACTCACTAATTGATAATGCGCGTAAAAAACCAAACCCAGTTGCCTCAAAAGATGGCCGTCCATTCAAGTCAATTTCTGACGCATTAACTGGTAAAAAAGGTCGTTTCCGTCAAAACTTACTTGGTAAACGTGTTGACTACTCAGGACGTTCAGTTATTGTTGTTGGTCCTGAACTAAAAATGCACCAAGTTGGTATTCCTCGGGAAATGGCGGCTAAATTATTTGAACCTTGAATTATTAGAGAACTTATTAAATCTGACAAAAACAACATAAATTCAATTAAAGCGGGTAAAAAAGCAGTTGAAAACTTAGACCCAATTATTTGACCATATGTTGAAAAAGCAATTCAAGGTCGTCCAGTGCTTCTAAACCGTGCGCCAACATTACACCGTTTAAGTATCCAAGCTTATGAACCTGTTTTAATTCGTGGTAAAGCAATCAAATTGCACCCACTTTCATGTACCCCATTCAACGCTGACTTCGATGGTGACCAAATGGCTGTTCACGTTCCAATCAGTCCCGAAGCTGCTCGCGAAGCTCGAGAATTAATGCTAGCTTCAAAAAATATTTTGGGGCCAAAAGATGGTGAACCAATTATTAACCCTGGTCAAGACATGATTCTTGGTCTATACTATCTAACCCAAGAAAAACCAGGCGCTTTAGGCGAGGGTAAATTCTTTGCAACTTATGAAGATATGTTAACAGCCTACGAAAATAAAGTTGTTAGTGTTCATTCTAGAGTTGTATTACCAATTGAACAAGTAAATAAAAAATGAATTAATTCAGATGGCAATTATAGATATATCACAACTACTGTTGGTAAATTTATCTTTAACAGAGCCTTTCCAAATAGTTTTGAATTCATTTTTGGTAAATATATTGAAGCAAATGGTAAAGAAGTTGTTCATAGTTCAAAATCTAGCCAACAACTTCAACATTATTTAATCAAACCAGGTACAAATTTTGCTGAGCATATTGCCCAAATGCCAATTAATTTAGCTCTTACTAAAAAAGATATAGCTAAAATAGTGCGTAACGTTTATGATCAATATGTAAGTGTTATTTGCATGGAAGATTTAGCTAATGTAATTAGCGACATTGACAAAGATAATTTAGATAAAATCTTTGAAAAATGTGCCGCACTTAAAGATTACAAAGGCGAACAAATTGATATTTCACACGCTGAAATTTTAACTAGATTTATCCATGAAGAATTTAACGAAATTCAATACATTGTAACAGCCGGTTACAACAATGAAGAAGCTATTTGAACATTGGATGACTATACTAAATTGCTTGAATCAGTTTGATTTAGATACACTAATGTTGTTGCAAATGTTTTAGACAAAATTAAAGCATTAGGTTTCAAATTCTCGACTATTTCGGGTACTACAATTGCAGTTAGTGATGTTATTACCCTACCTGAAACCAAAAATAAAATCAAAGAAGGTGAAATTTACATTGAAAAATTAAAATCATTCTTCGAAGAAGGTATGCTAACCGACGATGAAAGATATAGTTTATCAATCAAAAAATGAGCTGAAATTAAAAACTCAATTGAAGATGATTTAAAACAAGTAACTAAATCAGATCCTTATAACCCTCTATTCATGATGTTTACATCAGGGGCCCGTGGTAATTCATCTAACTTTGTTCAGCTTGCTGGTATGCGTGGACTTATGAATAACAACGTTAAAATTCTTAAGGCCGATGCCGAAAACGAACGTGTTGTTCGTTCAACTGTTGAAATTCCTGTTAAATCATCATTCCTTGAAGGTCTAACAGCTTATGAATTCTATTCATCAACTCACGGGGCTAGAAAAGGTCTTACCGATACTGCGCTTAACACCGCCAAATCAGGTTATCTAACTCGTCGTTTAGTCGATGTTGCTCAAGGTATTGTTGTTAAAGAACCAGATTGTGGTACTGACTATGGTTTTGTTGTTGACGATATTAAAGACAATAAAACAAACACAATTATTGAATCATTAGCTGAAAGAATTGAGGGTAGATTCACTAACAAACCAATTTTTGATGCTAATGGTGAATTAATAATTGCTGCTAACCAACTAATTACACCTGAAATAGTAGACAAAATTACTGCTGCAAACATTAAAGAAGTTGAAATTAGATCAGTTTTATCTTGTTATTCACGTAATGGTGTTTGTCAAAAATGTTATGGTAAAGACTTAGCTTTAAACCGTATTGTTAACATTGGTGAAGCTGTTGGTGTTGTTGCTGCACAATCAATTGGTGAGCCCGGAACTCAGCTAACCATGCGTACATTCCATACTGGTGGGGTTGCTGGTGTTGAAGATATTACTGGTGGTTTTGGTCGTCTAATGGAATTAATTGACGCCTATGACTCACCTTGAGGTCGTCCTGCTATTATTTCTCCAGGATATGGTTCAGTTTTATCTATTTATTCACCAACTGAAACATCACACCGCAACATTAAATTCATTGATATTGAAATATTCAATGATGCTGATGACAAAGAAGTTATTACTTTTGAAACAAAAGCTGACCGTAGAATTGTTGTTAAAGAAGGTGACAAACTAATTCCTGGTCAAAAAATTGTTGAAGGTCCAGTTGTTTTAGGTGATTTATTAAAATACGCTGACACACGTTCAGTACAAAATTACTTGCTACAAGAAGTTCAAAAACTTTACCGTCTACAAGGTATCTCAATTGCTGATAAATACATTGAAATCATTATTAGACAAATGCTTTCAAAAGTTATGATTACAGACACTGGCGATTCTAAATTCTTTACTGGTTCATTAGTAGATATTTTAGCATTCCAAAAAGAATCAGCTCGTTTATTAGCTGAAGGCAAGCGTCCACCATTTGGTGAAGTTAAAATCAAAGGCGCAAAACAAACTCCATTATTATCTGACTCATTTTTAGCTGCTGCATCATATCAAGAAACACCTAAAATTCTTGTTAATGCGTCAATTTCAGCACAAAGCGACAGATTAGAAGGCTTAAAAGAAAATATTATTCTAGGACGTAAAATTCCTGCTGGTACAAACTCTAATTTTGACCAAAAAGGTAAATACGATATTCGTGATCCTCGTTCATATTTCTCTTCTAAATACAAACTTGATGAACAAATACTTGAAGAAGATTACTCACTAGACAATTTTGAAGCCCACTTAATGGATGTTGAAGAATTGTTCTCAGAGTTAAACATTGAAGATGTGCAAGACATTGACGATCAAGATTTCGCAGAATAA
- a CDS encoding DNA-directed RNA polymerase subunit beta, producing the protein MEQLNKKYVNKFQYKVSEFGSGTKRRDYSSTKNIFQVQDFLKTSKESFEWFKKTGIEEAIREHYPISSANKGVTLEYIPNTATLEVPAKEYDEVTKAKVKGTNYAGKLYGRFRATTTNEGLVKEDVVFLGEIPLMTSGGSFIINGSEKVIVSQLIRSPGAYFGRGVRNKQSDDLFNKVEILPRVGSWVEISHKVTSKNPDSVKIRIDKNKNVNIVTFLGALGIMHDDIFELFGRSDVILESIKRDKKATTEFTPEEVIKNCQDELFRTIRKGDRVSDESIANLIPSMLFHKKHYNLSATGRYMLNIKLNLVDRISGTILGQDLVIKDKNGDEISLKIGTPITHKLAVLIQWNFNNGKLSSEKLKCIKTDVVYAKLLNDPANSSLKRRDKIISIKVFPNKKWMEKGLDPVRVIGTDPKANETHLVVSDLIAAINYYFNMLDGIGQDDDPDALTNKRIVAIGELIQNNLKVGLAKLEKTTRERMGAKEPDKVSPKNATNNKLISNQMKTFFNSSKLSQFMDQINPLAEISNERRITSLGPGGLNRDTAQFEVRDVHATHYGRICPIETPEGPNIGLILNYATYASVNEFGFLQTPYYRVENCVVNYSEPVYLTAADEMGYKIAQSTVKVDENNRIIDTNITIRHNYTYQIASAEEIDFIEVSPNQMVSVAAGCIPFLENDDANRALMGANMQRQAVPLLEAEAPFVATGIEADIAKYSSGNFVARNDGLVEYVDGKKIKIRNAKNALDTYYLKNFQRSNQDTVVHQKPLVKEGQEVKKGDLLVDGASFKDGELSLGKNVVVAFSTYKGYNYEDAIILNERLVKDDVFTSIHIEEQTIQFRTSKAGDDELTADLPNVSKFATRHLDEFGIVRIGSDVTPGDVLVGRVSPKGDDNPSQEEKLLLAVLQQRQQPVKDTSLKVKNGHGGTVIAVEVLSRENKDQLEDGITKIVKVSIAVKRKIKVGDKMSGRHGNKGVVSIVLPEEDMPHLLDGTPVDVMLNPQGVPSRMNIGQVLEIHLGMAARTLQTKFVTRPFDGIKKEEIYDVIEEANLPTTGKQILIDPITGEKFDNPVSVGVMYMLKLNHMVDDKMHARSVGPYSLITQQPLGGKSQNGGQRFGEMETWAIESYGATNILQEILTYKSDDINGRNQLYAALASGKELPKPGEPESFNVLKYELRGLGMKLDVKHSEQDDEQDTLQHFDIFGGTNE; encoded by the coding sequence ATGGAACAGCTAAATAAAAAATATGTAAATAAATTCCAGTACAAAGTTAGCGAATTTGGTTCAGGCACCAAACGTAGAGATTATTCTTCTACAAAAAATATATTCCAAGTTCAAGACTTTTTAAAAACATCCAAAGAATCTTTTGAATGATTTAAGAAAACTGGTATCGAAGAAGCGATTAGAGAACACTATCCTATTTCTTCTGCAAACAAAGGTGTTACACTTGAGTATATTCCCAATACTGCAACACTTGAAGTTCCAGCAAAAGAATACGATGAAGTTACTAAAGCAAAGGTTAAAGGAACCAACTACGCAGGTAAACTGTATGGTAGATTTAGAGCAACAACAACAAACGAAGGTTTAGTTAAAGAAGACGTTGTTTTTCTTGGGGAAATACCATTAATGACTTCTGGCGGAAGTTTTATTATCAACGGTAGCGAGAAAGTTATCGTAAGTCAATTAATTCGTTCGCCTGGTGCGTATTTTGGTCGTGGAGTTAGAAATAAACAATCTGACGATCTTTTTAACAAGGTTGAAATATTACCTCGTGTAGGTTCTTGAGTTGAAATTTCACACAAGGTAACATCAAAAAACCCTGACAGTGTAAAAATAAGAATTGACAAAAATAAAAATGTTAACATTGTTACTTTCTTAGGTGCATTAGGAATAATGCATGATGATATTTTTGAATTATTTGGTAGATCTGATGTTATTTTAGAATCAATCAAAAGAGACAAAAAGGCAACTACAGAATTTACACCTGAGGAAGTTATTAAAAATTGTCAAGACGAGTTATTTAGAACCATCAGAAAGGGCGACCGTGTTTCAGATGAGTCTATAGCAAACTTAATTCCAAGTATGTTGTTCCATAAAAAGCACTACAACCTAAGTGCAACTGGACGTTATATGTTAAACATAAAACTAAATCTAGTTGACCGTATTTCAGGAACTATTTTAGGTCAAGATCTTGTTATTAAAGACAAAAATGGGGATGAAATTAGTCTAAAAATTGGAACCCCTATTACTCACAAGTTAGCTGTTTTAATCCAATGAAACTTCAATAACGGTAAGCTTTCATCTGAAAAATTAAAATGCATAAAAACTGATGTAGTTTATGCAAAATTATTAAACGATCCTGCCAACTCATCATTAAAAAGAAGGGATAAAATTATTTCTATAAAAGTTTTCCCTAACAAAAAATGAATGGAAAAAGGTTTAGATCCTGTTAGAGTTATTGGAACCGATCCAAAAGCAAACGAAACACATTTAGTAGTTTCAGACTTAATTGCTGCAATTAACTATTATTTCAATATGTTAGATGGTATTGGTCAAGATGATGACCCTGATGCGCTAACAAACAAACGTATTGTTGCGATTGGTGAATTAATTCAAAACAACCTAAAAGTTGGTTTAGCAAAACTTGAAAAAACAACACGTGAAAGAATGGGCGCTAAAGAACCTGATAAAGTTAGCCCTAAAAATGCGACAAACAATAAATTAATTTCTAACCAAATGAAAACATTTTTCAACTCATCGAAATTGTCGCAATTCATGGACCAAATTAACCCACTTGCTGAAATTAGTAATGAAAGACGTATAACTTCACTTGGGCCTGGTGGTCTAAACCGTGATACAGCTCAATTCGAGGTTCGTGACGTTCATGCGACCCACTATGGAAGAATTTGTCCAATCGAAACTCCTGAGGGTCCTAACATTGGTCTTATCTTAAACTATGCTACATATGCATCAGTAAACGAGTTTGGTTTTTTACAAACTCCTTATTATAGAGTTGAAAATTGTGTTGTTAATTACTCAGAACCTGTTTATTTAACTGCTGCTGACGAAATGGGCTACAAAATTGCTCAGTCAACAGTAAAAGTTGATGAAAACAACAGAATTATTGATACAAATATTACTATTCGTCATAATTACACATACCAAATTGCCTCAGCTGAAGAAATTGACTTTATTGAAGTTTCGCCAAATCAAATGGTTTCTGTTGCCGCTGGATGTATTCCTTTCCTTGAGAATGACGATGCCAACCGGGCACTTATGGGTGCTAACATGCAACGTCAAGCAGTTCCATTATTAGAAGCTGAAGCACCATTTGTTGCCACTGGTATTGAAGCAGATATTGCTAAATATTCATCAGGAAACTTCGTTGCTCGCAATGATGGTCTTGTTGAATATGTTGATGGTAAAAAAATCAAAATCAGAAACGCAAAAAATGCACTTGATACATACTATTTAAAAAACTTCCAACGTTCAAACCAAGATACAGTTGTACACCAAAAACCACTTGTTAAGGAAGGACAAGAAGTTAAAAAAGGTGACTTACTTGTTGATGGTGCATCATTTAAAGACGGAGAATTATCACTTGGTAAAAACGTAGTTGTTGCCTTTTCTACATACAAAGGCTACAACTACGAGGATGCGATTATCCTTAACGAAAGACTTGTTAAAGATGACGTATTTACCTCAATTCACATTGAAGAACAAACAATTCAATTTAGAACATCAAAAGCCGGTGATGACGAATTAACTGCTGATTTACCAAACGTTTCAAAATTCGCCACACGTCATTTAGACGAATTTGGTATTGTTCGTATTGGTAGTGATGTAACACCAGGTGATGTTTTAGTTGGTAGAGTAAGTCCTAAAGGTGACGACAACCCTTCACAAGAAGAAAAATTACTTTTAGCTGTTTTACAACAAAGACAGCAACCAGTTAAAGATACTTCACTTAAAGTTAAAAACGGCCATGGCGGTACAGTTATTGCTGTTGAAGTTTTAAGTAGAGAAAATAAAGACCAACTTGAAGATGGAATAACCAAAATTGTTAAAGTTTCAATTGCTGTTAAACGTAAAATCAAAGTTGGTGACAAAATGTCAGGACGTCACGGAAACAAAGGTGTTGTTTCAATTGTGCTTCCTGAAGAAGATATGCCACACTTACTAGATGGAACACCTGTTGATGTTATGCTTAACCCACAAGGTGTTCCTTCGCGTATGAACATTGGTCAAGTTTTAGAAATCCACCTAGGAATGGCGGCTAGAACATTGCAAACTAAATTTGTAACTAGACCTTTTGATGGTATTAAAAAAGAAGAAATTTATGATGTTATTGAAGAAGCGAACTTACCAACTACTGGTAAACAAATTTTAATTGACCCAATTACTGGTGAAAAATTTGACAACCCAGTTTCTGTTGGTGTTATGTACATGCTAAAACTAAACCACATGGTTGACGATAAAATGCATGCTCGTTCAGTAGGTCCATATTCATTAATTACACAACAACCATTAGGTGGTAAATCACAAAATGGTGGTCAAAGATTTGGGGAAATGGAAACTTGAGCAATTGAATCATATGGTGCTACAAACATTCTTCAAGAAATCTTGACATACAAATCAGATGATATTAATGGTAGAAACCAACTTTATGCAGCTCTTGCCTCAGGTAAAGAGCTACCAAAACCTGGTGAACCTGAATCATTTAATGTTTTAAAATACGAATTACGTGGTCTTGGTATGAAATTAGATGTAAAACACTCAGAACAAGATGACGAACAAGATACTTTACAACACTTTGACATTTTTGGAGGCACAAATGAGTAG
- a CDS encoding deoxyribonuclease IV, with translation MIKIGSHVSFNAPDYLTNSCQTSIENGANTMMIYVGAPQTTRRVSVEKYKLEEYKQNFSKLIKPEDIIVHAPYIINLASIEKGDFAVEFLIEEIKRIDYIGAKYLVLHPGAHTKFPIDQTLDKLCENLNKVFEKTSNVVICLETMAGKGTEICNNFEQIKYVIDKVANERLQICLDTCHLWDAGYNLKNYDEFKKQLIDFDLLKNVRVIHLNDSLNDLSSHKDRHANIGKGFIGLETLKKFVFDKDFDNIPIILETPWTDQGPIYKQEIEMLLN, from the coding sequence ATGATTAAAATTGGATCTCACGTTAGCTTTAATGCGCCAGATTATTTGACTAATTCTTGCCAAACTTCAATTGAAAACGGCGCAAATACAATGATGATTTATGTAGGTGCTCCCCAAACAACTCGTAGAGTGAGTGTGGAAAAATACAAGCTTGAAGAATATAAACAAAACTTTTCTAAGTTAATAAAACCAGAGGACATTATTGTTCATGCGCCGTACATTATCAATTTAGCTTCAATTGAAAAAGGCGATTTTGCTGTTGAATTTTTAATTGAAGAAATCAAAAGAATTGATTATATTGGGGCTAAATATTTAGTTTTACATCCAGGAGCACACACAAAATTTCCGATTGATCAAACACTTGACAAACTTTGTGAAAATTTAAATAAAGTTTTTGAAAAAACATCAAATGTAGTTATTTGTTTAGAAACAATGGCGGGCAAAGGCACTGAAATATGTAATAATTTTGAACAAATTAAATATGTTATTGACAAAGTCGCTAATGAAAGACTGCAAATTTGTCTTGATACTTGCCACCTATGAGATGCTGGCTATAATTTAAAAAATTATGATGAGTTTAAAAAACAACTTATTGATTTTGATTTATTAAAAAATGTGCGAGTAATTCATCTAAATGATTCATTAAATGACTTATCATCACATAAAGACCGTCACGCCAACATTGGTAAGGGATTTATTGGCCTAGAAACGCTTAAAAAATTTGTATTTGATAAAGACTTTGATAACATTCCAATTATTTTAGAAACTCCTTGAACAGATCAAGGGCCAATTTACAAACAAGAAATTGAAATGTTATTAAATTAA
- a CDS encoding thioredoxin domain-containing protein codes for MKKYTWDEVQSTIENRVNSSVIFFVCFTKSNDINSLTMLNTYEEVEEQFKNNSNVKFMNVDIEKTNIYKDINDSYKIWQSPKFIVIYNNKVTRSGSGIYPKEIIIDFIEENLE; via the coding sequence GTGAAAAAATATACGTGAGATGAAGTCCAAAGCACAATTGAAAACAGAGTTAATTCATCTGTTATATTTTTTGTATGTTTCACAAAAAGCAATGATATTAATTCTTTAACTATGTTAAATACTTATGAGGAAGTAGAAGAACAATTTAAAAACAACTCAAATGTAAAATTTATGAACGTTGATATTGAAAAAACCAATATATACAAAGACATAAATGATTCATATAAAATTTGACAATCACCAAAATTTATAGTTATATACAATAACAAAGTAACAAGAAGTGGCTCTGGTATCTATCCTAAAGAAATAATCATTGACTTTATTGAGGAAAATCTTGAATAA
- the uvrC gene encoding excinuclease ABC subunit UvrC — MNPELRQKMSNLPKSPGIYLWKDSLNRVIYVGKAINLHRRMHDYFEGAINSYKTHALVQKICDFEIFLVRNNKEALLLEKQFIEKFNPEYNILLLDDKRYPYIKIQKSTKSIDISIERKIYKRGNDVIYFGPFSSGGATEILKLLQREAHYENGLKIINSDPKFWESKFEKIKSLIKFNKDYLSQLKTKMLNAAENMQFEIALDIKKSLIFLEKLVQDQVIELNKYQNVDVFAAKSNLNNIFITVLYYRHGNLIGKDDMTIPIQIDFNETINNFFRVFYKNKIKPDQIIISEQIGQALLLDVMDYNFVIPQKGSYSKILSIAQINLNNYFQQNQHKSDSIEQKNYEILKQLSKYTNGTICSNIIAFDNSTLSNENPVGVAVAYTNAMKNKYYYRKFNHSEINYREADVEYMKLTTEKYFKNIDENLLPDLIIADGGKAQINEIHKVLKKLNFNINIIGLVKNDKHKTSKIIDVNGNVQNIEPPSLKNFLTQVQIEVDRFAKEHFWKRKKIFSLESKLQRIKGIGEKYEQKLIEHFKTYSNIYNASIEELERVLPKNLALKIYNKDFLLED; from the coding sequence ATGAATCCCGAATTAAGACAAAAAATGTCAAATTTGCCAAAATCACCCGGCATTTATCTTTGAAAAGATTCATTAAATCGAGTCATATATGTAGGTAAAGCTATAAATTTACACAGAAGAATGCATGATTATTTCGAGGGTGCAATAAACTCATATAAAACACACGCACTTGTTCAAAAAATTTGTGATTTTGAAATCTTTTTAGTTCGAAACAATAAAGAAGCCTTACTACTGGAAAAACAATTTATTGAGAAATTTAATCCCGAATACAACATACTACTTTTAGACGACAAAAGATACCCTTATATTAAGATTCAAAAATCGACCAAATCAATTGATATTTCAATTGAAAGGAAAATATATAAGCGTGGAAACGATGTAATTTATTTTGGCCCTTTTTCATCTGGGGGCGCAACCGAAATACTCAAATTATTACAAAGAGAAGCTCACTATGAAAATGGGTTAAAAATTATTAATTCAGATCCAAAGTTTTGAGAAAGCAAATTTGAAAAAATAAAATCATTAATCAAATTCAATAAAGATTACTTATCGCAATTAAAAACAAAAATGCTAAATGCGGCTGAAAATATGCAATTTGAAATTGCTCTTGACATTAAAAAAAGTTTAATCTTTTTAGAAAAATTAGTCCAAGACCAAGTAATTGAACTAAATAAATATCAAAATGTTGATGTTTTTGCTGCAAAATCAAATTTAAACAACATTTTCATAACAGTTTTGTACTATAGACACGGAAATCTTATTGGTAAAGACGATATGACTATTCCTATTCAAATTGATTTTAATGAAACAATCAATAACTTTTTTAGAGTTTTCTATAAAAATAAAATAAAGCCTGACCAAATTATAATAAGTGAACAAATTGGGCAAGCTTTATTGTTAGATGTCATGGATTATAACTTTGTAATTCCTCAAAAAGGTTCTTACTCAAAAATTTTATCAATTGCGCAAATAAACTTGAACAACTATTTTCAACAAAATCAACACAAATCTGATTCAATTGAGCAAAAAAATTATGAAATTTTAAAGCAATTATCAAAATACACAAATGGAACGATTTGCTCAAATATAATTGCATTTGATAACTCAACTTTATCAAATGAAAACCCTGTCGGTGTTGCTGTGGCATACACAAATGCAATGAAAAACAAATATTATTATAGAAAATTTAATCACTCTGAAATAAATTATCGTGAAGCTGATGTTGAATATATGAAACTTACAACAGAAAAATACTTCAAAAATATTGATGAAAATTTACTCCCGGATTTAATTATCGCAGATGGTGGCAAAGCCCAAATCAATGAAATTCATAAAGTTTTAAAAAAACTCAATTTCAATATAAATATTATTGGTTTGGTAAAAAATGATAAACACAAAACAAGCAAAATAATTGATGTTAATGGAAATGTACAAAATATAGAACCACCTAGTCTCAAAAACTTTTTAACACAAGTACAAATCGAAGTTGATAGGTTTGCAAAAGAGCATTTTTGAAAAAGAAAAAAAATATTTTCGCTAGAAAGCAAGCTTCAAAGAATAAAAGGTATAGGTGAAAAATATGAACAAAAACTCATTGAACATTTCAAGACATATTCCAACATCTATAACGCATCAATTGAAGAACTCGAAAGAGTATTACCAAAAAATTTAGCATTGAAAATATATAACAAAGATTTTTTATTGGAGGACTAA